The bacterium genome contains a region encoding:
- a CDS encoding site-2 protease family protein, translating to SGLDSVGFFPTEPLIVGEVQNDSPASRAGFVPGDEILEIDGVSLPSAWSFREAMQKLNGKNADVLVRRDKAVLHLAAAAAYNEKEKVWQVGLIFHQDILETSLPPRQALKASWHVNTGIIKTSSSFIRGLFAGTSSPTLMAGPIRIAKMSGEVAQLGALQLLAFAALISTSLGFMNFLPIPALDGGVMLVLLIEMVLRRDFGLRFKIALQYAGTACILFLAAFAIINDLGVSELFFPMLILGIICFLLFRFGARILKRKNE from the coding sequence TCCGGCCTGGACTCTGTGGGATTTTTTCCGACAGAGCCGCTTATTGTCGGAGAGGTCCAAAATGATTCTCCGGCCTCCCGCGCGGGTTTTGTGCCCGGAGACGAAATCCTTGAAATCGATGGCGTTTCTCTTCCATCCGCGTGGAGCTTCCGAGAAGCGATGCAAAAACTTAATGGCAAGAACGCGGACGTGCTTGTGCGAAGAGATAAAGCCGTGCTCCATTTGGCGGCCGCGGCCGCGTATAACGAAAAAGAGAAAGTGTGGCAGGTTGGTCTGATATTCCACCAGGACATTCTGGAAACGAGCTTGCCGCCACGCCAGGCCCTGAAGGCCTCTTGGCACGTAAATACGGGCATCATCAAAACAAGCTCTTCGTTCATTCGCGGACTTTTTGCAGGAACATCTTCGCCGACGCTCATGGCCGGACCCATCCGCATCGCCAAGATGTCCGGAGAGGTCGCGCAACTTGGCGCACTCCAGCTTCTGGCATTCGCGGCACTCATCAGCACAAGCCTCGGCTTCATGAATTTTCTGCCGATTCCCGCGCTTGATGGAGGAGTTATGCTTGTTCTTCTTATCGAGATGGTTCTGCGAAGAGATTTTGGCCTGCGTTTCAAGATAGCGCTTCAATACGCCGGCACGGCGTGCATCCTGTTTCTTGCCGCCTTTGCGATTATCAACGACTTGGGCGTGTCCGAGCTATTCTTCCCGATGCTGATTCTGGGCATCATCTGCTTCCTCCTTTTTCGCTTCGGTGCACGCATTCTGAAAAGAAAGAATGAATGA